From Trichoplusia ni isolate ovarian cell line Hi5 chromosome 22, tn1, whole genome shotgun sequence, a single genomic window includes:
- the LOC113504670 gene encoding sodium-independent sulfate anion transporter-like: protein MSVESQSEPKSRAFRRKTKECIANTFSMDFVRRILPIISWLPKYKPEYFLHDIFAGITVGLAAIPQGIAYAVIAGLPAEYGLYASLTSGVIYMVFGTCYNVTVGPTAILAVMVARQVTNYSADFAILIAFLSGICVFIMALFRLNFQVDFISMPVINGFKMAAALQIAAGQLKYFFGLEGSSGDSLVQSIQNLYTNITTVQLWETVLSSGTILMLILLQKIGQCCTRNDGFVKQKRWFIFTLSNAAVVAIGMVIAYIVKVSTDSEHLAVIGDIGSGLPKFSWPPFSTLVGDEVYGFRDMFSIIGMQSIVLLFMTIFETVAVAKAFTANVKIDTTQELIAVSICNVIGSFGQSMPITSSFTGTALNDASGVKSPIGGATKVLLIAVSLTCLTSSLYYIPKASLAGVIITEMFIMIDYGLFAKLWRNSRREFFILVGTVVGCLTTGLQYGLLMGMVQEALLILVYAARPKIEVNKIECDKGDVTVVSLSDKLLYCAVEHVRQKVITASSNEIPVVVDGSNITKFDFTAAFNLMAIVRDLDTTHQIVLFNFTDELKKICLDIESRYANKFVSAESYNEIIDALPKDV from the coding sequence ATGTCTGTAGAAAGTCAAAGTGAACCTAAAAGCAGAGCTTTTCGGCGGAAAACAAAGGAGTGCATTGCAAACACATTCAGCATGGATTTTGTAAGGAGAATATTACCAATAATAAGTTGGCTGCCGAAGTATAAACCAGAGTACTTCCTGCATGATATCTTCGCCGGCATTACTGTGGGGCTGGCGGCCATACCTCAAGGAATTGCCTACGCCGTCATCGCTGGTTTACCTGCTGAATATGGATTATACGCGTCGCTAACATCAGGAGTCATTTATATGGTGTTTGGAACCTGCTACAATGTTACAGTCGGACCGACGGCGATCCTAGCGGTTATGGTGGCAAGACAAGTTACCAACTACTCTGCTGATTTCGCCATCCTCATCGCTTTCCTATCAGGAATATGCGTATTCATCATGGCACTTTTTAGGCTAAATTTCCAAGTCGATTTCATATCCATGCCAGTAATAAATGGCTTCAAAATGGCAGCCGCTCTCCAGATTGCAGCGGGtcagttaaaatatttctttggatTAGAAGGTTCATCAGGAGACTCTTTAGTCcaatcaatacaaaatttatatacaaaCATAACTACAGTGCAACTTTGGGAAACAGTACTCAGCTCCGGAACCATACTTATGCTGATTTTGCTGCAAAAAATAGGACAATGTTGCACAAGAAACGATGgatttgttaaacaaaagagGTGGTTTATATTCACGTTAAGCAATGCTGCTGTCGTAGCCATTGGCATGGTTATTGCTTACATTGTCAAAGTCTCAACGGACTCTGAACACTTGGCAGTTATCGGTGACATAGGTAGCGGCTTGCCGAAATTCAGCTGGCCACCATTCAGCACTTTAGTCGGCGATGAAGTATATGGTTTTAGAGATATGTTTTCGATAATAGGAATGCAGTCTATTGTATTACTATTCATGACTATTTTCGAAACTGTTGCTGTTGCGAAAGCCTTTACTGCTAATGTGAAGATTGACACCACACAAGAGTTGATTGCTGTCAGCATTTGCAACGTAATTGGATCATTTGGACAAAGTATGCCCATCACTAGCTCATTTACGGGTACCGCGTTGAACGATGCTTCTGGTGTTAAAAGTCCGATCGGTGGAGCAACCAAGGTATTATTAATAGCTGTTTCTCTGACTTGCTTAACTTCgtcattatattatattccaaAAGCTTCATTAGCCGGTGTAATTATTACTGAAATGTTTATCATGATTGACTATGGATTATTTGCTAAACTGTGGAGAAATAGTCGAAGGGAGTTCTTTATATTAGTAGGCACTGTGGTGGGTTGTTTGACCACCGGTTTGCAGTACGGACTTTTAATGGGCATGGTCCAAGAAGCTTTGCTGATATTAGTGTATGCCGCGAGACCCAAaatagaagtaaataaaatcgaGTGCGATAAAGGTGACGTGACTGTGGTCTCCTTGAGTGACAAATTATTGTACTGCGCTGTTGAACATGTTCGACAAAAAGTTATAACAGCTTCATCCAATGAAATTCCTGTAGTAGTCGATGGTAGCAATATAACTAAGTTCGATTTTACAGCAGCGTTTAACTTGATGGCTATTGTAAGAGACTTGGATACAACTCACCAAATCGTGCTATTCAATTTCaccgatgaattaaaaaaaatatgtttagataTTGAGTCACGATACGCAAACAAGTTTGTGTCCGCCGAGAGCTATAACGAAATAATTGATGCTTTACCAAAAGACGTTTGA
- the LOC113504599 gene encoding sodium-independent sulfate anion transporter-like — MIVNLTDKSTCDKRYGLNYFQYTKVSGDSRTSAKMTVEIQSESKSKAFRRKTKKYVKNTFSMNLVRRRLPIISWLPKYKSEYFIQDIIAGITVGLTAIPQGIAYAVIAGLTPEYGLYASLTSGVIYVIFGSCYNVTVGPTAILAAMVAKYVSTYSADFAILTAFLSGVFMFLMGIFNLGFLVEFISMPVISGFTTAAALQIAAAQLKSFFGLKGSSGNFFSESVQNFFANITTVQIWETVLSSGTIIMLMLLQKLGQGCKRTDGFVKQTRWFISLSRNAVVVVIGMIIAYILKVTTGSEPLAIIGDIGSGLPKFSWPPFSTLVGDEVYSFRDMMSILGIQSVMVPFVAILETVAIAKAFAVGGRIDATQELIAVGLCNIIGSFGQSMPITGSFTRTALNHVSGVKTPAGGVTKVLLLVVSLTYLTSTFYYIPKASLAGLIITAMFSMIDYGIFSKLWKNSLIEFCILMATLIGCLFLGLEYGIIIGILIEALLLLYNVARPKIEINKIKCDQGDVSVVPLGENVSYCAVEHVRQRVIKASSSPAPVILDGGNLKKLDFTAAYNLMSIVKDLETTHQIVLLNFRVDFKKLCLDIDSRYASKFVYAANYNEITDVFPKDV; from the coding sequence ATGATAGTCAATCTGACCGATAAGAGCACTTGCGATAAGAGATATGGCTTAAACTACTTCCAGTATACTAAAGTGAGTGGTGACAGCAGAACGTCCGCAAAAATGACTGTAGAAATTCAAAGTGAATCAAAAAGTAAAGCTTTTCGACGTAAAACTAAAAAGTACGTCAAAAACACGTTCAGCATGAATTTAGTGAGGAGAAGATTACCCATCATAAGTTGGCTGCCGAAGTATAAGTCTGAGTACTTCATTCAAGATATCATAGCTGGCATCACTGTGGGGCTGACCGCCATACCACAAGGCATCGCCTACGCCGTCATCGCTGGTTTAACTCCTGAATATGGGCTGTACGCATCGCTTACGTCAGGAGTCATTTATGTGATCTTTGGAAGCTGCTACAATGTGACTGTTGGACCGACGGCCATTCTAGCGGCTATGGTGGCAAAATACGTGTCCACCTACTCTGCTGACTTCGCTATCCTCACCGCTTTCCTATCAGGAGTATTCATGTTCCTCATGGGTATCTTCAACCTGGGATTTCTGGTTGAATTCATATCCATGCCGGTAATAAGCGGTTTTACAACTGCAGCGGCTCTTCAAATTGCAGCGGCTCAATTAAAATCATTCTTCGGATTGAAAGGATCCTCAGGAAACTTTTTTTCTGAGTCAGTACAAAATTTCTTTGCGAACATAACTACAGTACAAATTTGGGAAACGGTGCTTAGCTCCGGAACCATAATCATGCTGATGTTGCTACAAAAATTGGGGCAAGGTTGCAAACGAACTGATGGATTTGTTAAACAAACGAGGTGGTTTATATCTTTGTCAAGAAATGCTGTCGTCGTAGTCATTGGTATGATTATTGCTTATATACTTAAAGTTACAACTGGTTCTGAACCCTTGGCAATAATCGGTGACATCGGTAGCGGGTTGCCGAAGTTCAGCTGGCCACCATTCAGCACTTTAGTCGGCGACGAAGTATACAGTTTCAGGGACATGATGTCGATATTGGGAATCCAGTCCGTTATGGTGCCATTCGTAGCAATTTTAGAAACTGTCGCCATTGCGAAAGCCTTTGCTGTTGGTGGAAGAATTGACGCTACACAAGAATTGATCGCAGTTGGCCTTTGTAACATAATTGGATCGTTCGGACAAAGTATGCCTATTACTGGATCCTTTACGAGAACAGCGTTGAACCATGTTTCTGGCGTTAAAACTCCAGCAGGTGGAGTGACCAAGGTATTACTGCTAGTAGTTTCTCTGACCTACTTAACTTCAACATTCTATTACATTCCTAAAGCCTCGTTAGCCGGCCTCATAATAACTGCAATGTTTAGTATGATTGACTATGGAATATTTTCTAAACTGTGGAAAAATAGTCTTATAGAGTTTTGTATATTAATGGCTACCTTGATTGGCTGCTTATTTCTGGGTCTGGAGTATGGAATTATAATAGGAATACTGATAGAagctttgttgttgttataTAACGTAGCGAGAccaaaaatagaaattaataagATCAAGTGCGACCAAGGTGATGTGAGTGTTGTTCCTTTAGGTGAGAATGTGTCGTATTGTGCCGTGGAACATGTGCGACAACGTGTTATAAAAGCTTCATCTAGTCCAGCCCCAGTAATACTCGATGGCGGAAATTTAAAGAAGCTAGATTTTACAGCAGCATATAACTTGATGTCTATTGTAAAAGATTTGGAGACAACTCACCAAATCGTGCTATTAAATTTTAGAGTTGACTTTAAAAAACTGTGTTTAGACATTGATTCTCGATATGCAAGCAAGTTTGTGTATGCCGCTAATTATAACGAAATAACTGATGTTTTTCCAAAAGACGTGTaa